One part of the uncultured Bacteroides sp. genome encodes these proteins:
- a CDS encoding RagB/SusD family nutrient uptake outer membrane protein: MKKNKLLSFAIISVSLLFATSSCTNLDENMYSRISSENFYNNRDEVVSAVLRPYTHARAWAAATGQNGCWRLNEYSADQIAWPTKGRHGYDGGDWIRLHYHTWNIRENTIGNTWRLMFWGMGLCTDAANRIAALDPERMGITQEEKDQFVAEMKVFRAYHYLRLMDLFGNIPVVTEIGTPVSPPTVQRTEVFKFIEKELLDNVDKLPLLSSANNGRVTRAAGYAMLAELYINAEVWSGTQRYDDCIKACDYILQNKVGSQTGVLALDQDIKTPFCNTNSTTSNENLFVLAYDYQGSINKCGWNGDFYHFAQKYIYGGASNGNNGGVVIPSAYNNFDAKDLRKSTWMLIGPQYYYDNPTKSVLGTEEYKDKPLVFVNYIYRASEGKTESTMYNGEENSGARFNKYQPGPSTDPHYWSNDWALYRLTEIKYFKAEALIRKNAGNATQEAVDLVNECRIRDFSSDDWAQYRYTTSTLTLDELINDRAREFIFEGKRRTDLIRFGKFVSANWWDHTASNDKNLEIFPIPYSQLASNPNLKQNPGYPSE; this comes from the coding sequence ATGAAAAAAAATAAATTATTATCATTTGCCATAATTTCGGTGAGCTTATTGTTCGCTACTAGTTCATGTACGAACTTGGATGAAAATATGTACAGCAGAATAAGTTCAGAAAATTTCTATAATAACAGAGATGAAGTTGTCTCTGCTGTGCTTAGACCATATACTCATGCCAGAGCATGGGCTGCAGCTACAGGTCAAAACGGTTGCTGGCGATTGAATGAGTATTCAGCAGACCAAATAGCCTGGCCTACAAAAGGACGTCACGGTTACGATGGGGGAGATTGGATTCGCCTTCATTATCATACTTGGAATATTAGAGAAAATACGATAGGAAATACATGGAGACTTATGTTTTGGGGCATGGGATTATGTACAGATGCAGCAAATAGAATTGCTGCTTTAGATCCTGAAAGAATGGGAATTACTCAAGAAGAAAAAGATCAGTTTGTAGCTGAAATGAAAGTTTTCAGAGCATATCATTATCTTAGACTTATGGATTTATTTGGAAATATTCCTGTCGTAACAGAAATAGGAACTCCTGTAAGTCCTCCGACTGTTCAGCGTACTGAAGTTTTTAAATTTATAGAGAAGGAGTTGCTTGATAATGTAGATAAATTGCCTTTATTATCCTCTGCAAATAATGGACGTGTAACAAGAGCTGCCGGTTATGCAATGTTGGCTGAATTATATATAAATGCTGAAGTCTGGTCTGGAACCCAGAGATATGATGATTGTATAAAAGCATGTGATTATATTCTTCAAAATAAAGTAGGCTCTCAAACTGGAGTATTAGCTTTGGATCAGGATATTAAGACTCCATTCTGTAATACGAACTCCACTACTTCAAATGAAAATTTGTTTGTTTTGGCTTATGATTATCAAGGATCAATAAATAAATGTGGCTGGAATGGAGATTTTTATCATTTTGCTCAAAAATATATTTATGGAGGTGCTTCCAATGGTAACAACGGAGGTGTTGTTATTCCTTCTGCTTATAATAATTTTGATGCTAAAGATTTAAGAAAATCAACTTGGATGCTTATTGGCCCCCAATATTACTATGATAATCCTACAAAATCTGTTTTAGGAACAGAGGAATACAAAGATAAGCCTCTTGTTTTTGTTAATTACATTTATAGAGCAAGTGAAGGTAAGACAGAGTCGACTATGTATAACGGAGAGGAAAATAGTGGCGCTCGTTTTAATAAATATCAACCTGGTCCATCTACAGATCCTCACTACTGGAGCAATGACTGGGCATTGTACAGACTTACAGAAATAAAATACTTCAAGGCTGAAGCTTTAATAAGAAAGAATGCTGGAAATGCAACTCAAGAGGCTGTTGATTTAGTCAATGAATGCAGAATTCGTGATTTTAGTTCTGATGACTGGGCTCAGTACAGATATACAACATCGACTCTGACTCTGGATGAATTAATTAACGACAGAGCTCGTGAATTTATTTTCGAAGGGAAACGTAGAACGGATTTGATTCGTTTTGGTAAGTTTGTCTCTGCAAATTGGTGGGATCATACTGCCTCAAATGATAAGAATCTTGAAATATTCCCAATTCCTTATAGTCAGTTAGCAAGTAATCCTAACTTGAAACAGAATCCGGGATATCCAAGTGAGTAA
- a CDS encoding basic secretory protein-like protein, whose protein sequence is MAGQIRLKKEIRKVVSWDNYFVGNVEFKNLSPDTKGAKIYNHIVPDPDKYIKECARKVLQTLYFTPKDSIPKLKNIVYTIKDYNGISAKSGNGPIIDIVYSTRWIEKSFAENDTAKLNFETRGVLYHELTHAYQLEPQGCGSYGDGGVFWTFIEGMADAVRLANGGFTSKDRPKGGTYMDGYRTTGFFLYWIAQTKDKDFLRKFNHSTLEVIPWSFDAAFKYIFGPSEKFRVDNLWKEYQVEMGDIKR, encoded by the coding sequence ATGGCTGGGCAAATCAGGTTAAAAAAAGAAATACGTAAAGTAGTTTCGTGGGATAACTATTTCGTTGGCAACGTTGAATTTAAGAATTTGTCTCCAGATACAAAAGGTGCAAAAATATATAATCATATAGTGCCTGATCCAGATAAGTATATCAAAGAATGTGCCAGGAAAGTTTTGCAAACTTTATACTTTACTCCTAAAGATAGCATTCCCAAACTAAAAAATATAGTATATACAATAAAGGATTATAATGGGATTTCTGCAAAAAGTGGCAATGGCCCAATTATTGATATTGTGTATAGTACCAGATGGATTGAAAAAAGCTTTGCTGAAAATGATACAGCAAAACTAAATTTCGAAACACGCGGAGTATTGTATCACGAATTAACACATGCGTATCAGTTAGAGCCACAAGGATGCGGATCTTACGGGGATGGTGGAGTCTTCTGGACATTTATTGAAGGTATGGCTGATGCTGTTCGTTTGGCTAATGGTGGTTTTACATCTAAAGACAGACCCAAAGGTGGAACTTACATGGATGGATATCGTACTACAGGATTTTTCCTTTATTGGATAGCTCAGACAAAAGACAAAGATTTCTTGCGTAAATTTAATCATTCAACATTGGAGGTAATTCCATGGTCATTTGATGCTGCATTTAAATATATTTTTGGTCCATCTGAAAAGTTCCGAGTTGACAATCTTTGGAAGGAATATCAAGTTGAGATGGGCGATATTAAAAGGTAA
- a CDS encoding GH92 family glycosyl hydrolase — MKYKNAYTFVLFFALSCVVPFTLLFANGEGSSLSDYVNPLIGSQSTYQLSTGNTYPAIARPWGMNFWVPQTGKMGDGWVYTYTENKIRGFKQTHQPSPWINDYGQFSIMPVVGGPVFDQNKRASWFSHKAEIARPYYYKVYLADHDVVTEITPTERAAMFRFTFPKSDSSFVVIDAFDKGSYIKILPAENKIIGYTTKNSGGVPANFKNYFEITFDKPFVYKYTFADGQLKQESEQTAGHTGAVIGFRTAKGEVVHARVSSSFISFEQAHLNMKELGNDSFDELVSKGKSQWDNALGKIKVEGGSLDQYRIFYSCMYRSMLFPRKFYETDASGKVVHYSPYNGEVLPGYLYTDSGFWDTFRCLFPFLNMVFPSVNKEIQEGLINAYKESGFFPEWASPGHRGCMVGNNSASILVDAYMKGVKVDDLQTLYKGLVHGTENVHPTVSSTGRLGYEYYNKLGYVPYDVKINENAARTLEYAYDDWCIYKLAKELKRPKKEIELFAKRAMNYKNLFDKETKLMRGKNADGKFMTPFSPLKWGDAFTEGNSWHYTWSVFHDPQGLIDLMGGKEVFVNMLDSVFAVPPVFDESYYGGVIHEIREMQIMNMGNYAHGNQPIQHMIYMYDYAGQPWKAQYWLREVMNRMYTCSADGYCGDEDNGQTSAWYVFSALGFYPVCPGSNEYVLGAPLFKKATITFENGKEMIINAPDNSSDNRYIESMNFNGDTYTKNYLKHSDLINGGEINIRMGNTPNKERGINKEDFPYSFSVNEKK, encoded by the coding sequence ATGAAATATAAGAATGCATATACATTTGTTCTATTTTTTGCTTTGAGTTGTGTTGTGCCCTTCACTTTATTGTTCGCCAACGGTGAGGGCAGTAGTCTCTCTGATTACGTCAATCCATTGATTGGCAGCCAGTCAACTTACCAGTTATCCACAGGAAATACCTATCCCGCCATAGCCCGTCCCTGGGGAATGAATTTTTGGGTACCTCAAACCGGCAAGATGGGTGACGGCTGGGTTTACACTTATACAGAAAATAAGATCCGAGGTTTTAAACAGACCCATCAGCCCAGTCCTTGGATAAACGACTACGGTCAGTTCTCCATAATGCCGGTTGTAGGTGGTCCTGTATTTGATCAGAATAAACGTGCAAGCTGGTTTTCTCACAAGGCAGAAATTGCTCGCCCTTATTATTATAAGGTTTATCTTGCCGACCATGATGTTGTGACGGAAATAACTCCCACCGAACGTGCAGCCATGTTCCGCTTCACTTTCCCGAAGAGCGACAGTTCCTTTGTGGTGATCGATGCTTTCGATAAAGGCTCTTATATTAAAATACTTCCCGCAGAGAACAAGATAATAGGCTATACTACAAAGAACAGTGGAGGAGTACCCGCCAATTTTAAAAATTATTTTGAAATCACTTTTGATAAACCGTTTGTTTATAAATACACCTTTGCTGATGGACAATTGAAACAGGAGTCAGAACAAACAGCCGGTCATACCGGTGCTGTTATTGGTTTCAGAACAGCCAAGGGAGAAGTGGTTCATGCCAGAGTCTCCTCTTCCTTTATCAGCTTTGAACAGGCCCACCTGAATATGAAAGAACTTGGTAATGACAGCTTTGATGAATTGGTATCAAAAGGAAAGAGCCAATGGGACAATGCCCTGGGTAAAATAAAAGTTGAAGGAGGTTCACTGGATCAGTACCGCATATTCTATTCCTGTATGTATCGTTCGATGCTTTTCCCCCGTAAGTTCTATGAAACAGATGCTTCGGGTAAAGTAGTTCACTATAGCCCTTATAACGGCGAAGTGCTTCCCGGCTACCTTTATACTGATTCCGGCTTCTGGGATACCTTCCGCTGTTTGTTTCCATTCCTGAATATGGTGTTCCCGTCAGTAAATAAGGAAATCCAGGAAGGATTGATCAATGCGTATAAAGAGAGTGGCTTCTTCCCTGAATGGGCCAGCCCCGGCCATCGTGGTTGTATGGTTGGCAATAACTCCGCTTCAATACTGGTCGATGCCTATATGAAAGGTGTGAAAGTAGATGACCTCCAGACTTTGTATAAAGGCCTTGTGCATGGCACAGAGAATGTACATCCAACTGTCTCCTCAACCGGCCGTTTGGGCTATGAATATTACAACAAACTGGGCTATGTTCCTTATGATGTGAAGATAAACGAGAACGCTGCCCGCACACTGGAATATGCTTATGACGACTGGTGTATCTACAAACTGGCAAAGGAACTCAAACGTCCTAAGAAAGAAATAGAACTTTTTGCCAAACGGGCAATGAACTATAAGAACCTGTTTGATAAAGAAACAAAGCTTATGCGTGGCAAGAATGCCGATGGCAAATTTATGACTCCTTTTTCTCCTCTGAAATGGGGTGATGCCTTTACCGAAGGTAACAGCTGGCATTATACCTGGTCTGTATTCCATGATCCTCAGGGACTGATAGACCTGATGGGTGGAAAAGAAGTTTTCGTAAACATGCTCGATTCTGTCTTTGCTGTACCCCCGGTATTTGATGAGAGCTACTATGGAGGCGTGATCCATGAAATCCGTGAAATGCAGATAATGAACATGGGTAATTATGCACACGGTAACCAGCCTATTCAGCATATGATTTATATGTATGACTATGCTGGCCAGCCATGGAAAGCCCAATACTGGCTTCGTGAAGTGATGAACCGTATGTATACCTGTAGTGCTGACGGTTATTGCGGTGATGAGGATAACGGGCAGACTTCAGCTTGGTATGTCTTCTCTGCGCTTGGATTCTATCCTGTATGCCCCGGCTCTAATGAATATGTTCTTGGTGCTCCGTTGTTTAAGAAGGCAACTATCACTTTTGAGAATGGGAAAGAGATGATTATCAATGCTCCCGATAACAGTTCGGATAACCGTTATATTGAATCTATGAATTTTAATGGTGATACCTATACAAAGAATTATCTGAAGCACAGTGATCTGATAAATGGTGGTGAAATAAACATCCGCATGGGCAATACTCCGAACAAGGAACGTGGCATTAATAAAGAGGATTTCCCTTATTCGTTTTCTGTGAACGAGAAAAAATAG
- a CDS encoding TonB-dependent receptor, protein MKKEVLFRCLLFHNFQKKKTFGIREILPFIFFSCTFPTSTSAIGSPNLGLGLNVRSTNLEVSSVTQQVKKISGVVKDSKGESIIGANVSVKGTKKATVTDENGNFTLSVPSGAVLQISFIGYITKDVSVGNKSSLTIELSDDSKTLDEIVVVGYGTLKRSDVATAVVSVKPGDFNMGGSRDPMSLLEGKVAGLTITRTGGVDPNSGVAFQLRGITSLTGSSSPLVVIDGIPDGNMDLLQPEDIESIDVLKDGSAAAIYGSRANAGVILVTTKKGVKGSVKIDYSTFVTRHSVAKRPDFLDADQYRAYMKDPSNPKAGQMTDYDHSTDFYDALINKDNLTYSHNLAVSGGNEVTDYRASVYFNDYQGIGKSNERKNYGARVLLNAKGFNNKLTTMVNMATNFNTANMLGGGGWETALTLNPTLALTDEVEKMVNPINRLSAHKNKRNQQTTSVSAKVGLELIKDLKVSIFGSFLKDNWHDSEYINVNSWESKQNYEGLGYARKEENIDTKGTVEPTIEYSSLIKGVHNISAVAGYSFQYNLWEALKMENRGFLNDVTEDNDIGSGSWLGSGKAGMYSEKQDDKLIAFFGRLNYSYDNRYVAQFSLRHEGSTKFGKNNKWGNFPSASIAWNVSNEQFMKQFSFLNMLKVRLGYGETGNSGIGRYNSIVQLGTGGFYLGPNGKWVQTYGPTSNPNPELKWEKKKELNFGIDFGFLNNRIGGTIDIFNRKTSNLLEWYNTQQPPFIFNDIYTNVGEVSSKGIEVTLNTIPVITKDFMWKANFTASHTNNVLESFSNQLYTVDYKEYGDIGGYGALGNSIRTYAGDKIGNFYGKRFAGFSETGEWLFYNKSGEKVHADAIGDGDMAVIGNGVPKFYLSMSNYLKYKDFDLSVSFRGKFGFDVLNTGEIAYGNKITLPTNVLVSATTTHAALNDTYQYSDYYLEKGDFVKLDNLTIGYNFKNKSGDKRIPQFRIYFTARDLFTITGYKGLNPEVNDTGLAPGLDSRDRYPITRSYTIGLNVQF, encoded by the coding sequence ATGAAAAAAGAGGTTTTGTTTAGATGTTTGTTGTTTCACAATTTTCAGAAGAAAAAAACGTTTGGTATTAGGGAAATTTTACCTTTTATTTTTTTTTCTTGTACTTTTCCCACTTCTACTAGTGCTATAGGTTCGCCTAACCTTGGGCTTGGATTGAATGTACGAAGTACAAATCTTGAAGTTTCTTCTGTTACACAGCAGGTGAAAAAAATTTCGGGTGTAGTAAAGGATTCAAAAGGTGAATCTATTATCGGAGCAAATGTATCAGTTAAAGGTACTAAGAAAGCCACAGTAACAGATGAAAACGGAAATTTTACTTTGAGTGTGCCATCAGGAGCAGTTCTTCAAATTTCATTTATTGGTTATATAACAAAAGACGTTTCAGTGGGAAATAAATCCAGTCTTACAATAGAACTATCTGATGACTCTAAAACTCTTGACGAAATAGTTGTAGTGGGATATGGAACTTTGAAAAGATCAGATGTTGCTACTGCTGTTGTTTCTGTAAAACCTGGTGATTTTAATATGGGGGGATCAAGAGATCCTATGTCATTATTGGAAGGTAAAGTCGCTGGGTTGACAATAACTAGAACTGGAGGTGTTGATCCTAATTCTGGAGTTGCTTTTCAGTTAAGAGGTATTACTTCTCTTACAGGAAGCTCTTCCCCCTTAGTTGTTATTGATGGTATTCCTGATGGAAATATGGATTTACTTCAACCGGAAGATATTGAATCTATAGATGTGCTAAAGGATGGTTCTGCAGCTGCTATTTATGGTAGTAGAGCAAATGCAGGTGTAATATTAGTGACGACTAAAAAAGGGGTGAAAGGGAGTGTTAAAATAGATTATTCTACTTTTGTAACACGACATAGTGTAGCTAAAAGACCAGATTTCTTGGATGCTGATCAATATAGAGCTTATATGAAAGATCCTTCAAACCCAAAAGCTGGACAGATGACTGATTATGATCATTCTACAGATTTTTATGATGCTTTAATCAATAAAGATAATTTGACTTATTCTCATAATCTTGCTGTAAGTGGAGGCAATGAGGTTACAGATTATCGTGCGTCGGTATATTTTAATGATTATCAAGGTATAGGTAAATCTAATGAACGTAAAAATTATGGTGCTAGAGTTCTGTTAAATGCTAAAGGATTTAATAACAAACTTACTACTATGGTAAATATGGCAACTAATTTCAATACTGCCAATATGTTAGGTGGTGGAGGTTGGGAAACCGCTTTAACCTTAAATCCAACATTAGCATTAACAGATGAAGTTGAAAAAATGGTAAATCCAATAAACAGACTTTCTGCTCATAAAAATAAAAGAAATCAGCAAACTACTTCAGTAAGCGCAAAAGTGGGGCTGGAACTTATTAAGGATTTGAAAGTTTCTATCTTCGGAAGCTTTTTGAAAGATAACTGGCATGATTCTGAATATATAAATGTTAACTCATGGGAATCTAAGCAGAATTATGAAGGTCTGGGATATGCCAGAAAGGAAGAGAATATTGATACAAAAGGTACAGTGGAACCAACAATTGAATATTCATCTTTGATTAAAGGTGTTCATAACATAAGTGCTGTTGCCGGATACAGTTTCCAATATAATTTATGGGAAGCACTTAAAATGGAAAATAGAGGATTCCTGAACGATGTTACAGAAGATAATGATATAGGATCTGGAAGTTGGCTAGGTAGTGGTAAAGCTGGTATGTACTCAGAGAAACAGGACGATAAACTTATCGCTTTTTTTGGTCGTCTTAATTATTCATATGATAATCGTTATGTAGCTCAATTTTCTCTTCGTCATGAAGGATCAACAAAATTTGGTAAAAACAATAAATGGGGAAATTTTCCATCAGCTTCAATAGCATGGAATGTATCTAATGAACAGTTTATGAAACAATTTTCCTTCTTAAATATGTTGAAAGTCAGATTAGGGTACGGAGAAACAGGTAATTCAGGAATTGGACGTTATAATTCTATAGTACAGCTTGGTACAGGAGGTTTTTATCTGGGACCGAATGGAAAATGGGTACAAACTTACGGACCTACTTCCAACCCAAATCCTGAGTTAAAATGGGAAAAGAAAAAGGAATTGAACTTTGGTATTGATTTTGGATTCCTTAATAATAGAATTGGTGGTACTATTGATATTTTTAATAGAAAGACATCAAATTTATTAGAATGGTATAACACGCAACAGCCTCCATTTATATTTAATGATATATATACTAATGTAGGTGAAGTTTCTAGTAAAGGTATTGAGGTAACATTAAATACTATTCCAGTAATAACAAAGGATTTTATGTGGAAAGCTAATTTCACAGCTAGCCATACAAATAATGTTCTTGAAAGTTTCTCTAATCAATTATATACTGTTGACTATAAAGAATATGGTGATATTGGCGGTTATGGAGCATTAGGTAATTCCATTCGTACATATGCCGGAGATAAGATCGGAAATTTCTATGGCAAACGTTTTGCCGGATTTAGTGAAACAGGAGAATGGTTATTCTATAATAAAAGTGGTGAAAAAGTTCATGCTGATGCTATTGGTGATGGAGATATGGCAGTTATAGGAAATGGTGTTCCTAAGTTCTATTTGTCAATGTCAAATTATTTAAAATATAAAGATTTCGATTTATCAGTTTCATTTAGAGGTAAATTCGGATTTGACGTTTTGAATACAGGCGAAATTGCTTATGGCAATAAGATTACATTACCTACTAATGTTTTAGTAAGTGCAACAACAACTCATGCAGCATTAAATGATACATATCAATATTCTGATTATTATCTTGAAAAGGGTGACTTTGTTAAATTGGACAATCTGACTATTGGCTATAATTTTAAAAATAAGTCGGGTGATAAAAGAATTCCTCAGTTTAGGATTTATTTTACAGCAAGAGATCTTTTTACAATTACTGGTTATAAAGGGCTAAATCCTGAAGTTAATGATACAGGTCTTGCTCCAGGTCTTGACAGTAGAGATCGCTATCCTATTACCAGAAGTTATACAATCGGGCTGAATGTTCAATTTTAA
- a CDS encoding GH92 family glycosyl hydrolase, with translation MKRSLLSFFFLLDVIAVFGQSQFTDFVNPIIGTNGMGHTFPGACVPFGAVQLSPDTDTIPHNVNGIYQKNAYEYCAGYQYRDNTIVGFSHTHLSGTGHSDLGDILIMPTTGKLKTNPGTSKEPGSGYRSCFFHTTEKSSLGYYEVMLEDYKIKAQLTATEHVGVHKYTYPRGENSRIILDLIHGIYNYNGKVLWTNLRVENDTLLTGYRITNGWARTNYTYFAISFSKPIKDYGYVEKGESKYNGFWRKFDLKHNFPEITGRNIVAYFNFDQLSDQNLEIKVALSGVSTEGALKNLQAEAANYSFDEIYGKAKNKWEKELGTIEVKGNKDQVSMFYTSLYHTMINPSVYMDVDGKYRGVDHNIHQAENFTNYTIFSLWDTYRAFHPLLNILDVERNTDMIKSMLKHSEQSVHKALPVWSLMGNENWCMIGYHAVSVLSDAFAKGANLDKEEMLSAMVSSSNIPYYENIKDYLKYGYIPFEMNGSAVSETMEFAYDDWTIYQMALKAGNKVLADKYKQRALNYRNVFDRSIGFARPRYASGEWKKKFSMLSTSGEGFIEGNSWNYSFYVPHDVNGLITAMGGDKKFIRNLDSLFTMKLPAEFYEHTEDVTKEGLIGNYIHGNEPSHHIAYLYAWSSQPWKTQYWVREIMNRMYKNNINGLCGNDDCGQMSAWYIFSAMGFYPVCPGTGQYVFGAPYLPYLKVNLKDGKTLEIKAPKVSDKNRYIKWVKLNGKIYDKTYITHNDIINGGELFFEMSSTPNKKRCLTSDTKAYSLTDGKF, from the coding sequence ATGAAACGATCGCTTCTTTCTTTCTTTTTTCTTTTAGATGTAATTGCTGTTTTTGGGCAATCTCAGTTTACTGATTTTGTAAATCCAATTATTGGAACGAATGGTATGGGGCATACTTTCCCTGGTGCCTGTGTTCCTTTTGGCGCAGTACAGCTTAGTCCGGATACAGACACTATTCCTCATAATGTAAATGGCATTTATCAGAAGAATGCTTATGAATATTGTGCCGGTTATCAGTATAGAGATAATACAATAGTTGGGTTTAGTCATACCCATTTGAGTGGTACCGGACACTCTGACTTGGGGGATATTCTTATTATGCCAACTACAGGAAAATTGAAAACAAATCCGGGTACCAGCAAGGAACCTGGGTCCGGATATCGTTCTTGTTTCTTCCATACTACAGAAAAATCATCTCTTGGCTATTATGAAGTAATGCTTGAGGATTATAAAATCAAGGCTCAACTTACAGCTACAGAACATGTTGGTGTACACAAGTATACATATCCAAGAGGGGAAAATAGTCGAATTATTCTTGATCTGATTCATGGAATTTATAATTATAATGGAAAAGTACTTTGGACGAATCTTCGTGTGGAAAATGACACTTTGCTTACCGGCTATCGTATTACCAACGGATGGGCAAGGACCAATTACACTTATTTCGCAATATCTTTTTCTAAACCAATAAAAGATTATGGATATGTAGAAAAAGGAGAAAGTAAATATAATGGTTTTTGGCGTAAATTCGATCTCAAACATAATTTCCCAGAAATAACGGGTAGGAATATTGTAGCGTATTTTAATTTTGATCAGTTATCAGATCAGAATTTGGAAATAAAAGTGGCCTTATCAGGTGTAAGTACTGAAGGGGCTTTGAAAAATCTTCAGGCAGAAGCAGCCAATTATTCTTTCGATGAGATTTATGGAAAAGCAAAAAACAAATGGGAAAAAGAGTTAGGAACAATTGAAGTAAAAGGAAATAAAGATCAAGTTTCAATGTTTTATACATCATTGTATCATACAATGATTAATCCATCTGTTTATATGGATGTTGATGGGAAATACAGAGGTGTTGATCATAATATTCACCAGGCTGAGAATTTTACTAATTATACAATATTCTCTTTATGGGACACTTATCGTGCTTTTCATCCGCTATTAAACATTTTAGATGTGGAGCGCAACACGGACATGATAAAATCTATGTTGAAGCATAGCGAGCAGAGTGTCCATAAAGCATTACCAGTTTGGTCGTTAATGGGAAATGAAAATTGGTGTATGATTGGTTATCATGCAGTTTCTGTTTTATCTGATGCTTTTGCTAAAGGAGCTAATCTAGATAAAGAAGAGATGCTGTCTGCTATGGTCAGTAGTTCTAACATTCCTTATTATGAGAATATAAAGGACTATTTAAAATATGGATATATTCCTTTTGAGATGAATGGCAGTGCTGTATCTGAAACAATGGAATTTGCTTATGATGACTGGACCATTTATCAGATGGCGTTAAAAGCTGGTAATAAGGTCTTGGCGGATAAATATAAGCAGAGAGCTTTGAACTATCGAAATGTATTTGATCGTTCAATTGGATTTGCTCGTCCACGTTATGCCAGTGGTGAATGGAAAAAGAAGTTTAGCATGTTAAGTACTTCTGGAGAAGGATTTATTGAAGGCAATTCGTGGAATTATTCTTTCTATGTGCCGCATGATGTTAACGGTCTTATTACTGCTATGGGAGGAGATAAAAAATTCATTCGTAATCTTGATTCTTTGTTTACAATGAAACTCCCTGCTGAATTTTATGAACATACAGAAGATGTAACTAAAGAAGGCTTAATAGGAAATTATATTCATGGAAATGAGCCAAGTCACCACATTGCTTATTTGTATGCCTGGAGTTCTCAACCTTGGAAAACACAATACTGGGTTCGTGAGATAATGAACCGGATGTATAAAAATAATATAAATGGACTGTGTGGAAATGATGATTGCGGACAAATGTCTGCATGGTATATTTTTTCAGCGATGGGATTTTATCCAGTTTGTCCGGGAACTGGCCAATATGTGTTTGGTGCACCTTATCTTCCATATCTAAAAGTTAACCTAAAAGATGGAAAAACATTGGAAATAAAAGCTCCAAAGGTTAGTGATAAAAATAGATACATAAAATGGGTGAAACTAAACGGCAAAATATATGATAAAACATATATTACACATAATGATATAATAAATGGAGGAGAACTCTTTTTTGAGATGTCTTCTACTCCCAATAAAAAAAGATGCTTGACTTCAGACACAAAAGCATATTCTTTAACTGATGGTAAATTTTGA